Genomic DNA from Turicibacter faecis:
TTATATAATAAAGTTTACAGTTACTGTAAGGTCAAGGAGGAAATAAAAAAATGAAACCATCCCATTTGCTAACGGTCCAACAATTTTCAAATTTACATCAGGTGAATAAACGGACCTTGCACTATTATGATACCATCGGCCTTTTTTCCCCAACACAAAAAGGTGAAAATGGGTACCGCTATTATGACACGACCCAAAGTGTTCATTTCGAGTATATTCAATTTCTCAAAGGATTAGGGTTGAGTTTAGATGAGATTCGCACATATTTACAGCAGCCCAATGCCCAAGACTTTTTAAAGTTGGCGGATGAAAAGTTAGGTGAGTTGGCGAGACAGATAAAGCAATTACAGCGTCAATGCGAGATCTTACAGTTAAAAAAAGAGCAAGTAGAAAAAAGTCTTCACCCGGTGGAGGAAAAGATTCAGATCGTTGATTGTCAAGAAGACGCCATTGTTCTTTTAGAGGTGCGTCAGGGATTGGAGGACACTGAATTTTTCAAAAAAATCAAGGAACATTTTTCAATGGAGCAGTTACCATTAGGAATAGGAACGGTTATTTCATTAGATGGCGTGCGTCAACAGGGGATTAATTCTCATGAAGGATTCTTTTTTAGATGCTTTGAAGAGACGATCCCTTCTACTTCATTAAGAAAACCGAAGGGGCGTTATCTTTGTGGGTATCACCGGGGGACGTGGGAAGGGATTCCCGCTGTTTATGAACGGATGCTTCACTTTGCAAAGGAACATCATCTTCAGTTAGGGGCATACGCTTATGAGCGGGGATTAAATGAATTTGTCATTGAGAGAGAAGAGGAGTATTTAACAGAGGTCATGATTCCCATTCTTGAAGAAAAAGTTGAAGATTAAGGGAGAGATCCCTCGTTACGGACAAATCCCGCTCAACTTTCCCTAAGAAAGAAGCTTCCTCGTTTATCAGGCATATAAAAAAGCGATCGCTCTTTATTTAAAGGCGTCGCTTTTTTCTTATTCTTTTTCTTCTGTTCCTAAATGAAAGCTTAAATTTTGAATGGTTAAAGTTAATAGTTCAACCTGAGCTAACATTTTATAAATATGATACTCAAAAATAGGATCGATCGGTTGTTCTAACTGGATAGATTTTTGGCACCCCGTATTAAAGAACTCAATAATTTCCATCTTATTTTCAAAGGTCATCTCTGTTTCTTCATGATTGAGTTTAGCAATACACTTCGCGTGGAAATAAATATCGTGACAGGCATCAATCGAACATTTTAACTGTTGAAGGGAAACGGGATGCTTATGAAATTTTGTATCTTCACAATAATTATGATAAATTGCATTTAAGCGATTTAATTCTAAATTTAATGGTTGCATATTTAAATCTTGATGAATTAAAATATTCTTTACTAATTCAAGCGTTAAAGATTCGATTTTTTCAATCTCTGAGGTGAGTCGCCCGAGGTAGTTAGGCTGTGCAATGACATAATTCACCACAATTCCAACAATAATTCCAATCGACGTATCCGTTGTTCTTAATAACGAGTACACCAGCGGATCGTGATCGGCGGTAATTCCCATAATAATCGATAAGCAAACCGTGGTGGCGATGATAATCGATGCACTGATTTTACTCCTATTACAACAAACAATCGTTACAATCATCGCAATTCCAACAAAGAGGGGAGAGTTTAACTGAAAAAGGGCAAATAAATAACCAATGATTGCACCTAGAACCGTTCCTAATAAACGGTTTTTTCCGGCAACGAGCGAACTTTTCATCGTATTTTGCAATGCGAAAATCGTCCCAATGACTGCATAAAAAGCATTACTTACTAAAAAAGTATGGCCAAGGGCGGCAGTAATCACAACCGCAATTCCCGTTTTAAATGTTCGCATTCCAATAAATGAACTAATTCTCATCTTTTTCGCTCCTTTGACTCCTTTAAAAACTGACTACTTACTACTATATTACTGATTTTTCAAGGAATCAATAAAATATCACAAAATTTTGATAAAAATTGTTTATTCGGCCACACTAACATTGATTGTTTTTACGAAAGGGGTTTTTAGTGATGAATCAGTCGATACCATTTCCTAAAAAGGCGAAGCCACAAGTTCAACATCAACAGCCAGGAATCGAGTCTGTCATGGATCCAGCACCTATTTATGAGCATCCGGACTATCAAAAGGAGGCCCGCCTACAAGATAAAGTAGCGATTATTACTGGTGGAGATTCAGGAATCGGTCGCGCGGTAGCTGTTGCTTTTGCCAAAGAAGGGGCGGACCTTGCCATTGTTTATTATAACGAAACCGAGGATGCAAAAAAAACGAAGGAACAGATTGAAAAATTAAACCGACAATGCTTATTAATTCAAGGAGATTTGGCAAATGCCTCATTTGCGCAAGACATTGTTAATCAGACATTAACAACGTTTGGAAAAATTAATATTTTAGTTAATAATGCTGCCGTCCAATATCCCCAAGCTGATATTACCCAAATAAAAGATGAAGAGTTACATCGTACATTCGATGTGAATTATTTTGGAACCTTTTATTTAACACGTGAGGTCATTCCCCATTTAACAGCGGGAGATAGCATTATCAATACGACTTCTGTTACCGCCTATGAAGGCCATGAAATGTTATTAGACTATTCATCCACCAAAGGGGCATTAACAGCATTCACCCGCTCGTTAGCGATGAATTTAGCACCTCAAGGAATCCGCGTCAATGCAGTAGCACCTGGGCCGATATGGACCCCGTTAATCCCTGCATCTTTCGATGCGAAAAAGGTCGCCGAACATGGAACAAGCGTTCCTATGAAGCGTATGGGACATCCTGTTGAATTGGCGGGGGCTTATGTTTTACTCGCTTCAGTTGAAGGATCTTATATGTCGGGAACAACAATTCATATTAATGGGGGAACCATCACTAACAGCTAAACGAACATTCGTTCACACCTCGTGTGTGAAAAACTATCCCTCAGTGAGCGTTAAACACAAAAAAATCCGGTCTTTTCCCTCCCCAGAACCCAAAAAACAAATGATCGTTCGTGACAGAGGAAGGAGGTTCAACTCATTAACAAACACACGTTCGTATAACAGATATTCATGATGTCAAACATACGTTCGTAAACAAAATCAACAGACACGAAGCGGTAATATGTTATAATAAAAAGGCGTGCAATAACTAAGAAAACAACATGCTGACAATGATAGGGGGCGTTCGTACGTGAAGCCTTATTTATTACCCGTCCTTTTTACTCTCCTTATGAGTGGGTTAAGCCTATGGGTGGAGCAAGGAGCCTACACGCCATCAACCCTTGGCATTCCGACGGTTCAGGTCGCTGATTACTCCGTCGGTTTATTAACGCTTGAGGAGCGATGTGTGGATGAAAAAAACCAGCAGGTGATCTGTCACCAATTAACGGATATTCAAGAAGGAGATATTTTAATCACTAAATCTAATCACACGCTATTTTACCGTCACGGACACGCTGGGGTTGTGATTGATGCGAAAGAGGGACTTGTTTTAGAGGCGCTAGGCTACGGAGAAAGCTCCACGCTTGAACCATTAGAAAAGTGGAACTATTATCCGACAGTTAAAGTTCTTCGATTAAAGGATGCTAGTCAACGGGATCGGTTAATGTCTCAAAACTTCACTCCTTTTTTAGGCATTGATTATCATCTTTTTGCTCGAAAAGCCGATTTATCGGCGACCCATTGCGCCGATATTGTGTGGAAAGTTTTTAATCAGATTGGCATCGATGTAGATAGTAACGGCGGGTATTTTGTGACCCCAAAAGATATTGCAAAGAGTCCTTATTTTTTTGAAATCGCGTCCTATGGTTTTGAAACTGAAGGAGGTTGGTCGTAATTTCTGACTTTTTATGTGAAATTCATACGTTTTTTTCATTAGCATCCGAATGCATTTTAAGTTAAAATAGATGAGGGCAATTTTTATGGGAAGAAGGGGAGTTTAAAAGTGCCATTAGCAGAATTAAAGTATATCGATACTGCTTTATTAACATTAGATAAGAAGCGGGATCATTTTGAAGTTATTTCAAAATTATTGAAAATAGAATTTAATGAAATTATGAAATTGTATTCGAAGGATTTTTTAAATATTACGACACGTGTCAAAGGACATGATAGTTTAAAGGAAAAGATTCTTCGCCAGGGGTACTATAAAAAGTTTGATGATCCAAAACATTTAATCTATCAATTATCGGATTTGATTGGCGTTCGCATTGAATGCCGATTTGAACAAGATGAACGCGAGATTTTTAAAGTCCTTAAAAAACATTTCGATGTGCGAAATAAAGAGGGGGGATATTATAACGAAAATAATCCCCATATTAAGCTTTATCTCGATGAACGACAACCTCAACGTCAAAAGAACGGGTTTAAAATTTTTAGAATTGACGGAGTGATCACGGATACCGATCACGATTTGCCATTTGAGTTGCAAATTAAATCGCTCGTTAACTTGTTTTGGAGTGAAATTGAACATAAAATTATTTATAAAAACTATAATGTGTTATTAGTTGACGATTTACTCGTTGAAATGATGCATTCGATTAAAAATAACCTCGCGTTACTTGATAAACAGTTGCTCTCAATCTATCGCAATGTTGAACAACGCCAAACCGATGGGGATTACCAACGTCGTAATCTCGAAGAGGCGATGGCTAAAATGTGCAATGATATTTTTGCGGCTCAACTTAAAGAGCAATTAGGGATGAATGTCAATATCAAAAAGGCATGTCAAACGATTATGAAGTATACGTTTTTTCCAAATGGAATGTTTGAGATCCAAACGGTTAGTGATTCTTTAATTAAGGCGCTTGAACGTCTGTCAGAAATTTCAAATGATAAGGTTGAATTTAACGTTCCGATTGTGTTTTCACGAGAACCGGTTTATCATTCAACTTTCTCACAACTCGTGGGGCCTTATTTTCGAGAGGTTATGAATAAAGAGTTTCACTGGAATTTATTTTTCAAAATCTTATTTGAAATCGAACCGCAAGATAGTGTCGATGACTTTGAAAAGTTTTTATCTTTCTTAGAACAAATTTATCAAACATCGCCTGCCATTACACGGTTAAAAAAGACATTATCCTCGCAGTTTGGGGATAAAGCACCACTTATTATGGATACATTAATTGAGACTTTAGCAGATACCATTATTTTAATTGATGATGTAGAATGTATTTATGAACATAATCTAACGAAGGTCACGTCTATTATGGCGGAAACTTTACGTGATATTACCTCACAAATTTCCACCTATGATCAATGGCTCGTTCAGGAAGAGACTGTCCTTTTAGAATTTAAGCAAAATTTACTTGAAGAATTATCATAAAAAAAGCAAAAGCGATTTCTCGCTTTTGCTTTTTTTAATCCATAAAGTATGATTTTATTTCATCATGTTGTTGAGTCACACTCAGAATAAGCATCAGTTGAATTCGAGCCTTTTGACCATTTAAATTACTTGCTAAAATAGCTCCAGCTTCGATTAACTGTGCACCTCCACCCTCATATCCATATGATCCTAACACACGCCCCATTGGACAACGTGAAACAATCACAACTGGAATATCACAAGCCAGGGCGCGATTGATTCCGTCCATCATCATTGGGGGAACATTTCCGCGTCCCATCGCCTCAATGACAATTCCTTTTGCTCCTTGGTCGACCAAGAAATTTAAAAGTGTACTGTCCATTCCTGAAACAGCCTTCAATAAATGAACATTCGTTTCAATGGCATGTGTATTCACATGTTTCGTTGGAGTAGATTGTTTCTGATAATAGATGACATCATCTTGATCAACAATCCCAATTGGACCAAACTCTAACGATTTAAATGTATCCAGGCTCATCGTATGGGTCTTAGTTACCGATCGAGCACTATTCACCTCGTTATTTAGGACAACTAAAACTCCTTTTTTTCGCGAATTAGGATGAACGGCTGTACAAATAGCGGCTGCTAAATTAC
This window encodes:
- a CDS encoding MerR family transcriptional regulator, with the translated sequence MKPSHLLTVQQFSNLHQVNKRTLHYYDTIGLFSPTQKGENGYRYYDTTQSVHFEYIQFLKGLGLSLDEIRTYLQQPNAQDFLKLADEKLGELARQIKQLQRQCEILQLKKEQVEKSLHPVEEKIQIVDCQEDAIVLLEVRQGLEDTEFFKKIKEHFSMEQLPLGIGTVISLDGVRQQGINSHEGFFFRCFEETIPSTSLRKPKGRYLCGYHRGTWEGIPAVYERMLHFAKEHHLQLGAYAYERGLNEFVIEREEEYLTEVMIPILEEKVED
- a CDS encoding FUSC family protein, producing the protein MRISSFIGMRTFKTGIAVVITAALGHTFLVSNAFYAVIGTIFALQNTMKSSLVAGKNRLLGTVLGAIIGYLFALFQLNSPLFVGIAMIVTIVCCNRSKISASIIIATTVCLSIIMGITADHDPLVYSLLRTTDTSIGIIVGIVVNYVIAQPNYLGRLTSEIEKIESLTLELVKNILIHQDLNMQPLNLELNRLNAIYHNYCEDTKFHKHPVSLQQLKCSIDACHDIYFHAKCIAKLNHEETEMTFENKMEIIEFFNTGCQKSIQLEQPIDPIFEYHIYKMLAQVELLTLTIQNLSFHLGTEEKE
- a CDS encoding SDR family oxidoreductase; translated protein: MNQSIPFPKKAKPQVQHQQPGIESVMDPAPIYEHPDYQKEARLQDKVAIITGGDSGIGRAVAVAFAKEGADLAIVYYNETEDAKKTKEQIEKLNRQCLLIQGDLANASFAQDIVNQTLTTFGKINILVNNAAVQYPQADITQIKDEELHRTFDVNYFGTFYLTREVIPHLTAGDSIINTTSVTAYEGHEMLLDYSSTKGALTAFTRSLAMNLAPQGIRVNAVAPGPIWTPLIPASFDAKKVAEHGTSVPMKRMGHPVELAGAYVLLASVEGSYMSGTTIHINGGTITNS
- a CDS encoding YiiX/YebB-like N1pC/P60 family cysteine hydrolase; translation: MKPYLLPVLFTLLMSGLSLWVEQGAYTPSTLGIPTVQVADYSVGLLTLEERCVDEKNQQVICHQLTDIQEGDILITKSNHTLFYRHGHAGVVIDAKEGLVLEALGYGESSTLEPLEKWNYYPTVKVLRLKDASQRDRLMSQNFTPFLGIDYHLFARKADLSATHCADIVWKVFNQIGIDVDSNGGYFVTPKDIAKSPYFFEIASYGFETEGGWS
- a CDS encoding GTP pyrophosphokinase; this translates as MPLAELKYIDTALLTLDKKRDHFEVISKLLKIEFNEIMKLYSKDFLNITTRVKGHDSLKEKILRQGYYKKFDDPKHLIYQLSDLIGVRIECRFEQDEREIFKVLKKHFDVRNKEGGYYNENNPHIKLYLDERQPQRQKNGFKIFRIDGVITDTDHDLPFELQIKSLVNLFWSEIEHKIIYKNYNVLLVDDLLVEMMHSIKNNLALLDKQLLSIYRNVEQRQTDGDYQRRNLEEAMAKMCNDIFAAQLKEQLGMNVNIKKACQTIMKYTFFPNGMFEIQTVSDSLIKALERLSEISNDKVEFNVPIVFSREPVYHSTFSQLVGPYFREVMNKEFHWNLFFKILFEIEPQDSVDDFEKFLSFLEQIYQTSPAITRLKKTLSSQFGDKAPLIMDTLIETLADTIILIDDVECIYEHNLTKVTSIMAETLRDITSQISTYDQWLVQEETVLLEFKQNLLEELS
- a CDS encoding asparaginase; translated protein: MANKVAVIFTGGTISMKVDPRLKAAIPSMSSEDIMSMVTNIDQVAELDIVEFGKLPGPHMTPEKMMELKEVVESKLSQEDIVGVVVTHGTDNLEETAFLLDVCIDSEKPVVVVGAMRNGSELGYDGPSNLAAAICTAVHPNSRKKGVLVVLNNEVNSARSVTKTHTMSLDTFKSLEFGPIGIVDQDDVIYYQKQSTPTKHVNTHAIETNVHLLKAVSGMDSTLLNFLVDQGAKGIVIEAMGRGNVPPMMMDGINRALACDIPVVIVSRCPMGRVLGSYGYEGGGAQLIEAGAILASNLNGQKARIQLMLILSVTQQHDEIKSYFMD